In Colletotrichum destructivum chromosome 8, complete sequence, the following proteins share a genomic window:
- a CDS encoding Putative peptidase C14, caspase domain-containing protein encodes MSLATFQQQLSFSPLTTRVPPTGGYSKVKVLMCNYTSDDAGGSQMADDSNDLSRLFSERYGYEVHSTTLVTHWAGDSSPTQTLRQRIAKTRQDMDEKSLFILHYAGHSDTCFFHPSGNANQDATIDFAAIVHTLPRIGGQMLFLLHGWYQSPGGHTLGVNKELIAAASVSMEGSSGSGHRTFTHTLTQALTRAAGEGTAISTAQLYDVLVQSTWDVSVRQTEPMPFSMPLPKVTQHPIYLAPLSYREIVPTMLARTPRTLVRFKAHVEAEQLEGVSRAYLQEWFEKRYPWTAGMLQSKTCRLTDGRGTIFFTATPELSYCLREHIGFHWVRDMFLVA; translated from the exons ATGTCCTTGGCCACATTCCAGCAACAGCTCAGTTTCTCGCCCCTGACAACCCGCGTCCCACCCACCGGGGGCTACAGTAAGGTCAAAGTTCTGATGTGTAATTACACGTCGGACGATGCAGGAGGCTCCCAAATGGCCGACGATTCCAATGACCTCAGCCGCCTCTTCAGCGAGCGTTATGGATACGAGGTTCACAGCACAACTCTCGTTACCCACTGGGCCGGAGACAGTTCGCCGACCCAGACTCTCCGTCAAAGAATCGCAAAAACCAGACAAGACATGGACGAGAAGAGTTTGTTCATTCTCCACTACGCCGGCCACAGCG ACACCTGCTTCTTCCACCCAAGCGGGAACGCGAACCAAGACGCCACGATCGACTTCGCTGCCATCGTACACACATTGCCCAGGATCGGAGGGCAAATGCTGTTCCTCCTCCACGGTTGGTACCAGTCTCCTGGGGGACATACCCTCGGGGTTAACAAGGAGCTTATCGCGGCCGCGAGTGTCAGTATGGAAGGATCCTCAGGCTCCGGCCACCGCACCTTCACCCACACCTTGACCCAGGCCTTGACTAGAGCCGCAGGCGAAGGGACGGCCATCTCCACGGCTCAGCTCTACGACGTCCTGGTACAGAGCACATGGGACGTAAGCGTGCGGCAAACGGAACCCATGCCCTTCTCCATGCCGCTGCCGAAGGTCACCCAGCACCCCATCTACCTAGCCCCCCTAAGCTACAGGGAAATCGTGCCAACCATGCTCGCGCGGACACCCCGAACACTTGTCAGATTTAAAGCTCACGTGGAAGCCGAGCAGCTGGAGGGAGTGAGCAGGGCATACTTGCAAGAGTGGTTCGAGAAGAGATACCCATGGACCGCGGGCATGCTCCAAAGCAAGACGTGCCGGCTAACGGACGGAAGGGGCACAATCTTCTTCACCGCCACGCCGGAGCTGTCGTATTGCCTCCGTGAGCACATAGGATTCCATTGGGTCAGAGACATGTTCCTAGTTGCCTAG
- a CDS encoding Putative NAD(P)-binding domain, NAD(P)-binding domain superfamily has protein sequence MTAKIFLTGATGYIGGDALYQLYKKYPDFEYALLIRSDDKAKNVLEKYPTARIVLGGLDDSETLEREASWADIVIHTADSSDHAGAANAISKGLVHGHSPSRPGFWLHTGGTGILTYFDSEVKKVFGELDEKVFNDYEGIEELVNLPAAAFHRNVDEIVLNTGRNHADSVKTAIVCPPTIYGEGRGPISGRGRQVYELAFFILKQKYSPRIGKGLSRWNNVHVHDLSKVFELLVGAALDPSRKDDTELWGAHGYFFTENGEHVWGDLSKTIGQEAHKQGFIKDAAPGVRELSYDEAVKSPAGFEAASWGMNSRGAAVRARKVLGWKPQEKSIEDEVPTIVRSEAARAGLR, from the exons ATGACTGCCAAAATCTTTCTTACAGGGGCCACCGGCTATATTGGAGGTGATGCTCTGTACCAATTATACAAGAAATATCCCGACTTCGAATACGCCCTCCTAATCCGTTCGGATGACAAGGCGAAGAATGTCCTTGAGAAGTATCCTACAGCCCGGAttgttctcggcggcctcgatgacTCCGAGACCCTTGAGCGCGAAGCTTCGTGGGCAGATATAGTCATCC ACACCGCCGACTCATCAGACCACGCGGGCGCCGCAAATGCCATCTCCAAGGGTCTTGTACACGGGCACTCGCCTTCCCGTCCAGGATTCTGGCTGCACACTGGCGGTACTGGAATCCTGACCTACTTCGATTCCGAGGTGAAGAAGGTGTTTGGAGAGTTGGACGAAAAGGTCTTCAACGATTACGAGGGCATTGAAGAGCTCGTCAACttgccggccgccgccttccaTCGCAACGTGGACGAGATCGTCCTCAACACCGGTAGAAATCACGCCGACTCGGTCAAGACGGCGATTGTCTGCCCGCCAACGATCTACGGCGAGGGACGCGGGCCCATCTCTGGCCGCGGGCGACAAGTCTACGAGCTCGCATTCTTCATCCTGAAGCAGAAGTATTCTCCTCGCATCGGCAAGGGCCTCTCTCGGTGGAACAACGTCCACGTCCACGACCTCAGCAAGGTCTTCGAGCTTCTTGTGGGCGCTGCCCTAGACCCGTCCCGGAAAGACGACACCGAGCTGTGGGGGGCCCACGGCTACTTCTTCACCGAGAACGGGGAGCACGTATGGGGCGATTTGTCTAAGACCATTGGCCAGGAAGCCCACAAGCAAGGCTTCATCAAGGATGCTGCTCCCGGGGTTCGAGAGTTGTCTtacgacgaggccgtcaaatCGCCCGCAGGGTTTGAAGCGGCTAGCTGGGGTATGAACTCGCGTGGTGCGGCTGTACGAGCAAGGAAGGTACTTGGCTGGAAGCCGCAGGAGAAGAGCATTGAGGACGAGGTTCCGACCATTGTCCGATCTGAAGCAGCAAGGGCTGGGCTTAGATGA